A single region of the Salvia miltiorrhiza cultivar Shanhuang (shh) chromosome 8, IMPLAD_Smil_shh, whole genome shotgun sequence genome encodes:
- the LOC131001875 gene encoding pentatricopeptide repeat-containing protein At5g67570, chloroplastic-like, which translates to MLKIVEGLGHKGQWRHACSVVEWLYSSKEHKHFKSRFVYTKLLTVLGRARKPREALRVFNLMRGDAHIYPDMAAFHCFSVILGQAGLLKELLNVIESMKEKPKNIKNMRRKNWSPELQPDIVIFNAVLNACVPTCQWKGVSWVFQQLRRNGLRPNGASYGLAMEVIVCETIRQAMSELCFD; encoded by the exons ATGTTGAAGATAGTTGAAGGGCTTGGGCACAAGGGGCAATGGAGACACGCCTGCTCTGTTGTAGAGTGGCTGTACAGCTCCAAGGAGCACAAGCATTTCAAGAGCAG GTTCGTGTATACAAAGTTATTGACAGTGCTAGGCAGAGCCAGGAAGCCTCGTGAAGCTCTTCGAGTCTTTAATCTGATGCGT GGAGATGCACATATATATCCAGATATGGCAGCATTTCATTGTTTTTCTGTTATACTGGGCCAAGCTGGTTTACTGAAAGAGCTGCTGAATGTTATTGAATCCATGAAGGAGAAAccaaaaaacatcaaaaatatgAGGCGCAAAAATTGGAGTCCTGAACTTCAACCAGACATTGTTATATTTAATGCT GTTTTAAATGCTTGTGTTCCGACTTGCCAATGGAAGGGAGTATCGTGGGTCTTTCAACAGTTGAGAAGGAATGGTCTCAGACCTAATGGAGCAAGCTATGGGCTAGCAATGGAGGTAATTGTTTGTGAAACTATCAGACAAGCTATGTCTGAGCTTTGTTTTGATTAA